A genomic region of Parus major isolate Abel chromosome 14, Parus_major1.1, whole genome shotgun sequence contains the following coding sequences:
- the HS3ST2 gene encoding heparan sulfate glucosamine 3-O-sulfotransferase 2 — protein sequence GPARPGTKRLPRAIVVGVKKGGTRAVLEFIRVHPEVRALGTEPHFFDRNYHRGLEWYRSLMPRTLDSQITVEKTPSYFVTKEAPRRIFNMSRDTKLIVVVRNPVTRAISDYTQTLSKKPDIPTFEGLTFRNRSLGLVDTSWNAIRIGMYAVHLQSWLQYFPLSQIHFVSGEKLITDPAGEMAKVQDFLGIKRVITDKHFYFNKTKGFPCLKKSESSGLPRCLGKSKGRTHVQIDPEVIEQLRDFYRPYNIKFYETVGQDFRWE from the exons GGGCCCGCCCGACCGGGCACCAAGCGCCTGCCGCGGGCCATCGTGGTGGGCGTCAAGAAGGGCGGCACCCGCGCCGTGCTGGAGTTCATCCGGGTGCACCCCGAGGTGCGCGCCCTGGGCACCGAGCCCCACTTCTTCGACAGGAACTACCACCGCGGGCTGGAGTGGTACAG GAGCCTGATGCCACGAACACTTGACAGCCAGATCACAGTGGAGAAGACCCCCAGCTACTTTGTCACCAAGGAGGCCCCGCGGCGCATCTTCAACATGTCCCGGGACACGAAGCTGATCGTGGTGGTGCGGAACCCCGTCACCCGCGCCATCTCGGACTACACGCAGACGCTCTCCAAGAAGCCGGACATCCCCACCTTCGAGGGGCTGACCTTCCGCAACCgcagcctggggctggtggACACCTCCTGGAACGCCATCCGCATCGGGATGTACGCCGtgcacctgcagagctggctccaGTACTTCCCTCTCTCGCAGATTCACTTTGTCAGCGGCGAGAAGCTGATCACGGACCCCGCGGGGGAGATGGCCAAAGTGCAGGACTTCCTGGGCATCAAACGGGTCATCACAGACAAGCACTTCTACTTCAACAAGACAAAAGGCTTCCCGTGCCTGAAGAAGTCGGAGAGCAGCGGCTTGCCTCGCTGCCTTGGCAAGTCCAAGGGCAGGACTCACGTGCAGATAGACCCCGAGGTGATCGAGCAGCTTCGGGACTTTTATAGACCTTATAATATCAAATTCTATGAAACAGTCGGGCAGGACTTCAGGTGGGAGTAA